The following proteins are co-located in the Sphingobacteriaceae bacterium genome:
- the uvrC gene encoding excinuclease ABC subunit UvrC encodes MQAKQKEHLQTILKTLPETPGVYQYFDDKNNLLYVGKAKNLKKRVSSYFTKAHEHARLKLLVKKINDIKTVKVESEYDALLLENNLIKSLKPKYNVNLRDDKTYPWIVIKKERFPRIFSTRKLIKDGSEYFGPYTSGKLMHTLLELIRQLYPLRNCTYDLSESNIEKKKFRACLEYHIGKCKAPCTGNQDEQEYAENLVAIKQILKGELQFAIKELKEKMLKASEQFDFEMAEILKNRMDLLRAHQAKSTVVHPSLSLIEVYNIISDEKNAFVHYFKLIHGAIVLSITQEVQKKMQERDEEILEFVITETRKKYGEECKEIIVPIEPSVLIPDCKYLVPKIGDKKKLLELCRKNAFSFKIEKEKQIMLTNPQQHTDRVMEQMKKDLRMKVQPKRIEGFDNSNIQGEYAVSAMPVFINGKPAKSEYRHFNIKTVEGPDDFATMFEVIGRRYSRILQEQKELPDLIVIDGGKGQLSAAVAALKKLKLYGKIAIIGIAKRLEEIYFPEDSIPLYLDKRSETLKIIQQIRDEAHRFGITHHRNKRSRETFKTELSEIKGISEITANKLLQELKSVNNIKESSLEILEKLIGKSKAALIYNHFHKNTSYI; translated from the coding sequence GTGCAAGCTAAGCAGAAAGAACATCTTCAAACAATACTGAAAACCTTACCTGAAACTCCGGGAGTTTATCAATATTTTGATGATAAAAATAACTTGTTGTATGTAGGCAAGGCGAAAAATCTAAAGAAAAGGGTAAGCTCTTATTTTACCAAAGCGCATGAGCACGCGCGATTAAAACTACTCGTTAAAAAAATTAATGATATAAAAACCGTAAAGGTTGAATCGGAATATGACGCATTGTTGCTGGAGAATAATTTAATTAAGAGTTTAAAGCCCAAATACAATGTAAACCTAAGGGATGATAAAACTTATCCGTGGATTGTAATTAAGAAAGAAAGATTTCCCAGAATATTTTCAACTCGAAAATTGATTAAAGACGGGAGTGAATATTTCGGTCCTTATACCAGCGGAAAACTAATGCATACTTTACTGGAATTAATCAGGCAGCTCTATCCGCTTAGAAATTGCACTTACGATTTAAGTGAAAGTAACATTGAGAAAAAAAAGTTTAGAGCCTGCTTGGAATATCATATTGGCAAGTGCAAAGCGCCATGTACCGGAAATCAAGACGAACAAGAGTATGCTGAAAATTTAGTGGCCATAAAGCAAATCTTGAAGGGAGAATTACAATTCGCAATTAAGGAATTAAAAGAAAAAATGCTGAAAGCCAGTGAGCAATTTGATTTTGAGATGGCGGAGATTTTAAAAAACAGAATGGATCTTTTGCGGGCACATCAGGCCAAATCTACAGTTGTTCACCCTTCACTTTCATTAATAGAAGTTTACAATATTATAAGTGATGAAAAGAATGCATTTGTTCATTATTTTAAATTAATACATGGCGCCATCGTTTTATCCATTACTCAGGAAGTTCAAAAAAAAATGCAAGAAAGGGATGAAGAGATTTTAGAATTTGTGATTACTGAAACCCGAAAAAAGTATGGAGAAGAATGCAAAGAAATTATTGTGCCCATTGAACCATCAGTTTTAATACCGGATTGCAAATATTTAGTTCCTAAAATAGGTGACAAAAAGAAATTGTTAGAACTCTGCAGAAAAAATGCTTTTTCATTTAAGATTGAAAAAGAAAAGCAAATCATGCTTACCAACCCACAACAGCACACCGATAGAGTTATGGAGCAGATGAAAAAGGATTTAAGGATGAAGGTGCAACCGAAACGAATAGAAGGATTTGATAACAGCAATATACAGGGAGAATATGCTGTTAGTGCCATGCCGGTATTTATTAACGGTAAGCCTGCCAAAAGTGAATACCGACATTTTAATATAAAAACAGTTGAAGGTCCGGATGACTTTGCAACTATGTTTGAAGTAATTGGAAGGAGATACAGTAGAATTTTACAAGAACAAAAAGAATTACCGGATTTAATTGTAATTGATGGAGGAAAAGGGCAATTAAGTGCAGCAGTTGCGGCATTAAAAAAACTAAAATTATACGGTAAAATTGCAATTATTGGAATTGCAAAAAGACTGGAAGAAATTTATTTTCCGGAAGACAGCATTCCTCTTTACCTGGACAAAAGAAGCGAAACACTTAAAATTATTCAACAAATAAGAGACGAGGCTCATCGATTTGGAATAACACACCATAGAAATAAAAGAAGCAGAGAGACTTTTAAAACTGAATTAAGTGAGATAAAAGGGATAAGCGAAATAACCGCTAACAAGCTACTGCAGGAGCTAAAAAGTGTAAATAATATTAAAGAAAGCAGTTTAGAAATACTTGAAAAACTGATTGGAAAATCAAAAGCCGCTTTAATTTATAATCATTTTCATAAAAATACATCTTACATTTAG
- a CDS encoding glycosyltransferase translates to MESIASIIMPTFKRHEIANQCIHSILACQIAELEIIVVNDDPNIPFKLNNPNTSVRIITNPGKGVASARNFGASNANSKNLIFVDDDMLLNKETILNAIEFIESNPNTCYNANWVYPENILKKISNNLFGRYLIRNHFTTLEGWNNREIEWKNNTMLKSDGITSQFLAIKKKDFEEAGKYNENFPYAGFEDHDLCIKLKKQGIQNYIDTRVLIYHNESDRMDVKSWLDRKKRGAFTQKVAVKMGYTEVALHYSIAKKNILSLLSFTKPLFHLLLKLIPNHKVFDPFFNLLFNLLFAVSIFEGYTQNEDATK, encoded by the coding sequence ATGGAATCAATAGCGAGCATTATTATGCCTACATTCAAACGGCATGAAATTGCCAATCAATGTATTCATTCAATATTAGCATGTCAAATAGCTGAATTGGAAATAATCGTTGTGAATGACGATCCCAATATTCCATTTAAATTAAATAATCCAAATACTAGTGTTCGAATCATAACAAATCCCGGAAAAGGAGTTGCTTCGGCTAGAAATTTTGGTGCCTCAAATGCTAATTCCAAAAATTTAATATTTGTAGATGATGATATGCTACTGAATAAAGAAACCATATTAAATGCAATTGAATTTATTGAATCTAATCCAAATACCTGTTACAATGCCAATTGGGTTTACCCGGAAAATATCTTAAAGAAAATATCAAATAACTTATTTGGACGTTACTTAATTCGGAATCATTTCACGACTCTAGAGGGGTGGAATAATAGGGAAATTGAATGGAAAAACAACACTATGCTTAAAAGTGATGGAATTACTAGTCAATTCCTAGCTATTAAAAAGAAAGATTTTGAAGAAGCAGGAAAATACAACGAAAATTTTCCGTATGCCGGATTTGAGGATCATGATTTATGTATAAAACTAAAAAAACAAGGTATACAAAACTATATTGATACCCGTGTACTCATTTACCATAACGAATCAGACCGCATGGATGTGAAAAGCTGGCTTGACCGAAAAAAAAGAGGGGCATTCACCCAAAAAGTAGCCGTAAAAATGGGCTACACAGAAGTTGCACTGCACTATTCGATTGCAAAAAAAAATATCCTTTCCCTATTATCATTTACTAAACCCTTGTTTCATTTACTTTTAAAATTAATTCCTAACCACAAAGTTTTTGATCCTTTCTTTAATTTACTTTTCAACCTTTTATTTGCCGTAAGCATATTTGAAGGATATACACAAAATGAAGATGCAACAAAATAA
- a CDS encoding FkbM family methyltransferase, with protein sequence MSFQYQIRNALIQITGYFIYKKKDLPIGINLATDLKNIFKQEAKTVFDIGANTGQTALNYYNEFPTANIYSFEPVTKTFEQLKRNTVTKSRIQNYKIAFGNKKEEVEINLFDDANSQLNSIKISNPKTDAIKEKIQVETIDNFIKEKKIEEIDLLKIDTEGFEIEVLSGAQKLLESNNVKAILCETALSPQNKRNTQLNELITFLNQYNYYFVSLYETNINYYKEGLAYSNALFIRK encoded by the coding sequence ATGAGTTTTCAGTATCAAATTCGAAATGCCTTAATTCAAATTACCGGTTATTTCATTTATAAAAAGAAAGATTTACCAATTGGCATTAATCTTGCGACTGACCTAAAAAATATTTTTAAACAAGAGGCAAAAACTGTTTTTGATATTGGAGCTAATACCGGACAAACTGCTTTGAATTATTATAATGAATTTCCCACTGCCAATATTTATTCATTTGAACCTGTAACAAAAACATTTGAGCAGCTAAAACGAAATACTGTTACTAAGTCAAGAATTCAAAACTACAAAATTGCATTTGGAAATAAGAAAGAAGAAGTTGAAATCAACTTGTTTGACGATGCCAATTCCCAATTAAACTCAATTAAAATCAGTAATCCAAAGACCGACGCTATAAAAGAAAAAATACAAGTTGAAACCATTGATAATTTTATCAAAGAAAAAAAAATTGAAGAAATTGACCTGTTAAAAATAGATACAGAAGGTTTCGAAATTGAAGTATTAAGCGGAGCCCAAAAATTGCTGGAATCGAATAATGTAAAAGCAATACTTTGCGAAACCGCTCTTTCACCTCAAAATAAAAGAAATACACAATTAAATGAATTAATAACTTTTTTAAATCAATACAATTATTATTTCGTTAGCTTATACGAAACCAATATTAATTATTACAAGGAAGGTTTGGCATACAGCAATGCTTTATTCATAAGGAAATAG
- a CDS encoding FkbM family methyltransferase, with amino-acid sequence MQQNKTGTKTAILNFFRKIFLLPFLETILAFFTRKKGFIGRFSSKFVPPNYLFPSPSIRKLEIEGIKLVLDISDYVGHYLYFGFHDIGSENLFSQVKKDFVIVDVGANIGYTALRMANLSGSSGTVYAFEPDSFNFSKLQEHVKLNPHLNVIPINSGLSSEKTNLKLNIFEEKNRGMNRVSTDDNSNYSIISVNTLDNFSQEFKWEKIDVIKIDVEGYEYNVLKGSAKILKEIRPLLFIEVDDINLKQYGSSAKQLINLLHENNYQCVHAKVGEKVTENYYFGTLHFDIIAFPNKL; translated from the coding sequence ATGCAACAAAATAAAACAGGAACAAAAACTGCTATTCTTAATTTTTTCAGAAAAATTTTTCTGCTTCCTTTTCTCGAAACTATTCTTGCATTTTTCACTAGAAAAAAAGGATTCATTGGTCGATTCAGTTCAAAATTTGTGCCACCTAATTATTTATTTCCTTCTCCAAGTATCAGGAAATTAGAAATTGAAGGGATAAAATTAGTTTTGGATATTTCTGACTACGTTGGACATTATTTGTATTTCGGATTTCATGATATTGGCTCTGAAAACCTTTTTTCACAAGTAAAAAAAGATTTTGTTATTGTTGATGTAGGGGCCAATATCGGCTATACCGCTTTACGCATGGCTAACTTATCAGGATCAAGTGGTACGGTATATGCTTTTGAACCGGATTCTTTTAATTTTTCAAAGCTTCAAGAACATGTAAAACTTAATCCTCACCTGAATGTAATCCCAATAAACAGCGGATTATCATCAGAAAAAACTAATTTAAAGTTAAATATCTTTGAAGAAAAAAATCGTGGCATGAACCGGGTTAGTACTGACGATAATTCGAATTATAGTATTATTTCAGTGAATACACTCGATAATTTTTCGCAAGAATTTAAGTGGGAAAAAATAGACGTAATAAAAATTGATGTTGAAGGTTATGAGTATAATGTTTTAAAAGGAAGTGCTAAAATTTTAAAAGAAATTCGTCCTTTATTATTTATAGAAGTGGATGATATAAACTTAAAACAATACGGGTCTTCCGCCAAACAATTAATAAATTTGTTACATGAAAATAATTATCAATGTGTTCATGCAAAAGTTGGAGAAAAAGTAACTGAAAATTATTATTTCGGCACTCTGCATTTTGACATCATAGCCTTTCCAAACAAGTTATGA
- a CDS encoding ATP-binding cassette domain-containing protein, translating into MKPILEINNISKKFRINHELGTYLSLRDRLSQLLVPKNTKEDFWALRDVTFNVEEGDSVGIIGKNGAGKSTLLKILSKITPPSSGKIISRGRMASLLEVGTGFHPELSGRENIFMNGSILGMKRSEIAKNFDAIVDFSGVEKFIDTPLKHYSSGMQLRLAFAVAAFLENEILIIDEVLAVGDAEFQKKCMGKMGEVSKSGRTILFVSHNLESIITLCKKGVILEKGIIQKVGEIKEVIDSYTSNYQDSFKSWAIHEMPGDSIVRLSKVYLINTDNVQIYQPQINQEFGICVEYEVLKENEKPALNLHFYNSHGVYCFITITNTPELSAGNYKNVTWIPANYLNNQTYRVGVAFTTLKTECVHLYEREIINIEIIESKVNRKHEYGGQIPGVIRPETKNEIIKIN; encoded by the coding sequence GTGAAACCAATTTTAGAAATAAATAATATATCCAAAAAGTTTCGAATCAATCATGAGTTGGGAACTTATTTGAGTTTGAGAGATCGTTTATCACAATTACTTGTCCCAAAAAACACGAAAGAAGATTTTTGGGCACTAAGGGATGTAACTTTTAATGTGGAAGAAGGGGATAGTGTTGGAATTATTGGAAAAAATGGTGCAGGCAAATCAACTCTTTTAAAAATTCTTTCAAAAATTACACCGCCTTCATCGGGTAAAATAATATCACGTGGCAGAATGGCCAGTTTATTGGAGGTTGGAACAGGCTTTCATCCCGAATTGAGCGGAAGAGAAAATATTTTCATGAATGGATCTATTTTAGGAATGAAAAGATCGGAAATTGCAAAAAACTTTGATGCGATAGTTGATTTTTCGGGTGTAGAAAAATTTATTGATACACCATTAAAACATTATAGTAGCGGAATGCAATTAAGATTAGCCTTTGCGGTTGCTGCTTTTTTAGAAAATGAAATTTTAATTATTGATGAAGTACTCGCAGTTGGTGATGCGGAGTTTCAAAAAAAATGCATGGGTAAAATGGGAGAAGTGAGTAAAAGCGGAAGAACCATTTTATTTGTTAGTCATAATTTAGAATCAATTATTACCCTTTGCAAAAAAGGGGTGATTCTTGAAAAAGGAATAATACAAAAAGTTGGAGAAATTAAAGAAGTGATTGATTCTTACACAAGCAATTATCAAGATTCATTTAAGAGCTGGGCTATTCATGAAATGCCGGGAGATAGTATAGTAAGACTGAGCAAGGTTTATTTAATTAATACAGATAATGTTCAAATTTACCAGCCTCAAATTAATCAAGAATTTGGTATTTGTGTCGAGTATGAAGTTTTAAAAGAAAATGAAAAACCTGCCTTAAATCTTCACTTCTATAATTCTCACGGTGTTTACTGCTTTATTACAATTACAAATACACCGGAATTAAGTGCGGGTAATTACAAAAATGTAACTTGGATACCAGCCAATTATTTGAATAATCAAACCTATCGGGTAGGCGTTGCATTCACTACGCTAAAAACAGAATGTGTTCATCTTTATGAGCGTGAAATAATAAATATTGAAATTATCGAAAGCAAGGTAAACCGGAAACACGAATATGGAGGGCAGATACCCGGAGTTATAAGACCGGAAACAAAAAATGAAATTATAAAAATCAATTAA
- a CDS encoding ABC transporter permease — MEYEIKSHNKFTIGIKELWSYRELFIMFTWRDIKVKYKQTFLGVAWAIFQPILMTLLFTFSFGSIISEKSNLNVPYSVFALSGFILWNIFSTGLTNSGNSMVNNSNIIKKIYFPRLIIPFSSVLVSLIDFIMAFLIFIPLLYYYNHSFKLSALWLIPCSIILTCISTFGLGTLISAANVKYRDFRYILPFFIQAMLFATPVIYPLNISGNKFFQLLLEFNPMYAPIELFRHSFLSNELNLHGILYSCLSSIFTFIIGIFYFRKTESYFADLA, encoded by the coding sequence ATGGAATACGAAATTAAGTCACATAATAAATTTACGATTGGAATAAAAGAACTGTGGAGTTATCGGGAGTTATTTATCATGTTTACTTGGAGAGATATCAAGGTAAAATACAAACAAACATTTTTAGGAGTTGCCTGGGCTATTTTTCAGCCCATATTAATGACTTTACTTTTTACGTTTAGTTTTGGTTCAATCATCTCAGAAAAGAGTAATTTGAATGTACCCTATTCTGTTTTTGCATTAAGCGGCTTTATCTTGTGGAATATATTCTCAACCGGACTTACAAATTCAGGAAATAGTATGGTGAATAATTCTAACATCATAAAAAAAATATACTTTCCCCGACTAATTATTCCATTTTCATCAGTATTGGTTTCCCTTATTGATTTTATAATGGCTTTTCTAATCTTTATTCCCTTGTTGTATTATTATAATCATTCATTTAAATTATCTGCATTATGGTTAATTCCCTGCAGCATAATATTAACTTGCATAAGTACCTTTGGGCTAGGCACACTTATATCTGCGGCTAATGTAAAATACCGTGACTTCAGGTATATTCTTCCCTTCTTTATACAAGCCATGTTATTTGCAACTCCGGTCATTTATCCTTTGAATATATCCGGAAATAAATTTTTTCAATTGCTTTTAGAATTCAATCCGATGTATGCTCCTATTGAACTATTCAGACATTCTTTTTTATCTAACGAATTAAATTTGCATGGAATTTTATATAGTTGTCTATCCAGTATTTTTACATTTATAATTGGCATTTTTTATTTTAGAAAAACAGAATCTTATTTTGCAGATTTAGCCTAG
- a CDS encoding DUF4476 domain-containing protein, with product MRKIGIFSLFFCQFLIGQNYIHLVHQEGETFYFYIQDSLINGTEQSDISFGPIVKDTVKIKLVLSNKSEIISEIYLLEKKEKVQGKEFTYLLSGKSSPLKLKYAGFKTYQKIPEPIVPIKPKIDTTKKYSNTTLEHYVELKNSKPVWFNNYPYDGRCQMPMPNSYMNYLNILMNKAQVEQEKYDIAEQTLRNNCVSVDQLCNILSHIPYELEKLKLVKLGYFSLTDTSNREKIKAKFSMAASETELNSFFKNASDYRYESQKSCMEACQKEDFEKTLVKLHDFTSDIEKFSHLKSIYKLNCYSNEQIKTLLNLFIHDREKLEAAKLLYFYSIDKANYSYISSVFSYQDNVSALNAFLINYKK from the coding sequence ATGCGGAAAATTGGGATATTCAGTTTGTTTTTTTGTCAGTTTTTAATCGGACAAAACTATATTCATTTGGTGCATCAAGAAGGCGAAACATTTTATTTTTATATACAGGATTCATTGATTAATGGAACCGAACAATCTGATATTTCTTTTGGGCCCATAGTAAAGGATACGGTTAAAATAAAGCTTGTGTTATCTAACAAAAGCGAAATTATATCGGAAATCTATTTACTAGAAAAAAAAGAAAAAGTACAAGGCAAAGAGTTTACCTATTTACTTAGCGGTAAATCTTCACCTTTAAAGTTAAAATATGCAGGCTTTAAAACCTATCAAAAAATACCCGAACCCATTGTGCCTATTAAACCTAAAATTGACACCACTAAAAAATACAGCAACACCACATTAGAACATTATGTAGAATTAAAGAACAGTAAACCGGTTTGGTTTAATAATTATCCGTACGACGGACGTTGTCAAATGCCAATGCCTAACAGTTATATGAATTATTTAAATATACTCATGAATAAGGCACAGGTAGAACAGGAAAAGTATGATATAGCAGAACAAACGCTACGGAATAATTGCGTTAGCGTTGATCAACTTTGCAATATTCTTTCCCATATTCCATACGAATTGGAAAAATTAAAACTAGTTAAGTTGGGTTATTTTAGTTTAACTGATACAAGCAACAGAGAAAAAATTAAGGCGAAATTTAGTATGGCCGCTTCCGAAACGGAACTTAATTCGTTTTTTAAAAATGCGAGTGATTACCGATATGAATCTCAAAAATCGTGTATGGAGGCTTGTCAAAAAGAAGATTTTGAAAAAACACTAGTGAAGTTGCACGATTTCACCAGTGATATTGAGAAATTTAGTCATTTAAAATCAATTTATAAATTGAATTGTTATTCAAACGAGCAAATTAAAACACTATTAAACTTATTTATACATGATCGTGAGAAACTAGAAGCTGCAAAACTCTTATATTTTTATAGCATAGATAAAGCGAATTATTCTTATATTTCAAGTGTATTTTCGTATCAAGATAATGTAAGTGCTTTAAATGCTTTTCTGATAAATTATAAGAAATAA
- a CDS encoding glycosyltransferase family 4 protein, with translation MTKKVTYIISDIQKAIAFEWIAQEINKNKIELSFILINNSNSPLEEFLQHHNIKTIRVAYRSKFDLLTAIFKCRRFLKKNKTDVVHAHLFDATFIGLMAAYISGIKTRIYTRHYATLNLEYFPHAVKWDKLYNKLATHIVAISENVKNVLIQKEGVPENKIYLIYHGFKLEHFLKTDKKKVASLQEKYNPGYKKPVIGVIARFIELKGIQFIIPAFKEVLIKYPNALLLLFGTEGDYELQVNRLLQEIPETSYKKVEFESEITSLYKIFDIYIHVPINENIEAFGQTYVECLASGIPLIATKSGIGKEILVDKHNSMVVPFQNTKSITEAIFTLLEQKEIRDKIISNSYATVTENFDLNAMIQKLETIYLF, from the coding sequence ATGACAAAAAAAGTAACTTATATAATTTCAGATATACAAAAAGCCATTGCTTTTGAGTGGATTGCGCAAGAAATAAACAAAAACAAAATTGAGCTTAGCTTTATTTTAATAAATAACTCCAATTCGCCTCTCGAAGAATTTTTACAACACCATAATATCAAAACTATTCGAGTAGCCTATCGTTCTAAATTCGATTTACTTACGGCTATTTTTAAATGCCGTCGATTCTTAAAAAAGAATAAAACAGATGTAGTTCATGCGCATTTATTTGATGCAACATTTATTGGATTAATGGCTGCATATATATCCGGTATCAAAACAAGAATATATACGAGGCATTATGCTACTTTAAATCTTGAATATTTTCCACATGCAGTTAAGTGGGACAAACTCTATAACAAACTTGCAACGCACATTGTTGCAATTTCGGAAAACGTAAAAAATGTTTTAATTCAAAAAGAAGGAGTTCCTGAAAATAAAATCTACCTAATTTACCACGGTTTTAAACTCGAACATTTTTTAAAAACTGATAAAAAAAAGGTTGCTTCTTTACAGGAGAAATACAATCCCGGTTATAAAAAACCGGTAATAGGAGTTATTGCCCGATTTATTGAACTGAAGGGCATACAATTTATTATACCGGCCTTTAAAGAAGTATTAATAAAATATCCAAATGCCTTACTTTTATTATTTGGCACAGAAGGAGATTATGAATTACAAGTAAACCGCCTACTTCAAGAAATTCCTGAAACCTCCTATAAAAAAGTTGAGTTTGAATCGGAGATAACATCCCTATACAAAATATTTGATATTTACATTCATGTTCCAATAAATGAAAATATAGAGGCATTTGGTCAGACATATGTTGAGTGCCTGGCATCCGGCATACCCCTAATTGCAACTAAATCAGGTATTGGAAAAGAAATATTGGTTGATAAACACAATTCAATGGTTGTTCCTTTCCAAAACACAAAATCAATTACAGAAGCTATTTTTACCTTGTTAGAACAGAAAGAAATAAGGGATAAAATTATTTCAAATTCTTACGCTACCGTAACTGAAAATTTCGATTTAAATGCCATGATTCAAAAATTAGAGACAATCTATTTATTTTAA
- a CDS encoding glycosyltransferase family 61 protein, with product MEKILLYEPTSILDIGDRKDNDPPVPENINLYKIPNAIITPYGFIIKNLHVFKPTLSFRHKNSCSFINILLFSFFKTKKKISEPALSISFGWYDSYYHFTCECLVKLFLLKDYIPNSILVFPKQIQPFHAQWFKLLGVKNIVYLDNSEVIQTPLAISSEFPARDLNHHSEILPDFSKWVLEKINIQNQKKIKKIFVGRKNPTRRKLLNNDEVKTLITSLGFEYVEMEEMSIEQQIATFHHAEQIISVHGAALSNLIFSKKGTFVLDLCQEDFKQWCFLKLAMVQELKYEFLYCKSPTNTELPGYRDIVVNIQDLKSKIESWNQ from the coding sequence ATGGAAAAAATACTTTTATATGAACCAACAAGTATCTTAGATATTGGAGATCGAAAAGATAATGATCCACCGGTACCTGAAAATATTAATTTATATAAAATACCTAATGCCATAATCACACCATATGGCTTTATTATTAAAAATTTACATGTGTTTAAACCAACACTTTCGTTCAGACATAAGAATTCTTGTTCATTTATTAATATCCTTTTGTTTTCTTTTTTTAAGACTAAAAAGAAAATAAGTGAACCTGCCCTAAGTATTTCTTTTGGTTGGTACGACAGCTACTACCATTTTACTTGTGAATGTTTAGTAAAATTATTTTTATTAAAAGATTATATACCTAACTCCATCTTAGTTTTTCCTAAACAAATTCAGCCGTTTCATGCGCAGTGGTTTAAATTATTAGGCGTAAAAAACATAGTGTATTTAGATAATTCTGAAGTTATTCAAACTCCCCTGGCGATAAGCAGTGAATTTCCGGCACGTGATCTTAACCATCATTCAGAAATTCTCCCGGATTTTAGTAAATGGGTACTTGAAAAAATAAATATTCAAAATCAAAAAAAAATAAAGAAAATATTTGTAGGCAGAAAAAATCCGACAAGAAGAAAACTTTTGAATAATGATGAAGTAAAAACACTAATTACTTCCCTGGGATTTGAATATGTAGAAATGGAAGAAATGAGTATTGAACAACAAATTGCCACATTTCATCATGCCGAACAAATTATTAGTGTGCATGGCGCTGCTTTATCAAATTTAATCTTTTCAAAGAAAGGAACATTTGTTTTGGATCTTTGTCAGGAAGACTTTAAACAATGGTGCTTTTTGAAATTAGCAATGGTACAAGAACTAAAATATGAATTTCTATATTGTAAAAGTCCAACCAATACTGAATTACCGGGGTATAGAGACATTGTGGTAAACATACAAGACTTAAAATCCAAAATTGAGTCATGGAATCAATAG
- a CDS encoding class I SAM-dependent methyltransferase, whose product MEDNRKLYLELLKNTLIDLHRSNLTEYRPVKGKKINNFFNISFKIAKLFRKDQLTVCEKVNFNSEDRINGNDWPLYADSMIGYKRLSNIQDCLEQVIANKIDGDLIETGVWRGGAVIFMKAILKSYDVNDKIVWCADSFEGLPKPNAEKYKADENDKFYSFEELSVSENIVKQNFIKYNLLDDKVKFLKGWFKDTLPNAPFEKLCLLRLDGDMYESTMDGLKYLYPKLSIGGFVIVDDWGSVPSCQLAVNDYRKKHNITEEIIKIDNDGVYWKKTK is encoded by the coding sequence ATGGAAGATAATCGGAAATTATATTTAGAATTATTAAAGAATACACTTATTGATCTACATCGATCAAATTTAACAGAATATAGACCCGTAAAAGGGAAGAAAATAAATAACTTTTTTAATATTTCTTTTAAAATCGCTAAATTATTCAGAAAGGACCAGCTCACGGTTTGTGAAAAAGTGAATTTTAATTCAGAGGATAGAATTAACGGGAATGATTGGCCTTTATACGCAGACAGCATGATTGGATATAAAAGACTCAGCAATATTCAAGACTGTTTAGAACAAGTTATTGCTAATAAAATTGATGGAGATTTAATTGAAACGGGCGTTTGGAGAGGTGGAGCAGTTATTTTTATGAAAGCAATTTTGAAATCTTATGATGTAAATGATAAAATTGTTTGGTGTGCCGATTCCTTTGAAGGACTTCCAAAACCTAACGCTGAAAAATATAAGGCGGATGAAAATGATAAATTCTATTCTTTTGAAGAACTCAGTGTATCAGAAAACATCGTTAAACAAAATTTTATCAAATATAATTTATTAGATGATAAAGTGAAATTTCTGAAGGGTTGGTTTAAAGACACTTTGCCAAATGCGCCATTTGAAAAACTTTGTTTACTTCGTTTAGATGGCGACATGTATGAGTCAACTATGGATGGCTTGAAATATTTATATCCCAAACTAAGCATTGGCGGATTTGTTATTGTTGATGATTGGGGATCAGTTCCTTCCTGCCAGTTAGCTGTTAATGATTACAGAAAAAAACACAACATCACAGAAGAAATAATTAAAATCGATAATGATGGAGTTTATTGGAAAAAAACAAAATAA